The following are from one region of the Longimicrobium sp. genome:
- a CDS encoding HAMP domain-containing protein gives WRDLTENVNQLAGNLTVQLRDVSAVATAIADGDLTRKITVEAQGEILQIKEVINSMVDRLSVFADEVTRVAREVGTEGVLGGQAEVPGVAGTWKDLTDSVNFMASNLTGQVRDIAQVTTAVANGDLSQKITVELKGEMLELKNTINTMVDQLSAFASEVTRVAREVGTEGRLGGQAKVEGVAGVWRDLTENVNQLAGNLTVQLRDVSAVATAIADGDLTRKITVEAQGEILQIKEVINSMVDRLSVFADEVTRVAREVGTEGRLGGQAEVPNVGGTWKDLTDSVNFMASNLTNQVRNIADVTTAVARGDLTRKITVDVKGEILELKNTINTMVDQLSAFASEVTRVAREVGTEGVLGGQANVPGVSGTWKDLTDSVNFMASNLTNQVRNIADVTTAVARGDLTRKITVDAKGEVLELKKTINTMVDQLSAFASEVTRVAREVGTEGRLGGQANVPGVAGTWKDLTDNVNFMASNLTNQVRNIADVTTAVARGDLTRKITVDVKGEILELKNTINVMVDQLSAFASEVTRVAREVGTEGVLGGQANVPGVAGTWKDLTDSVNFMASNLTNQVRNIAVVTTAVANGDLSQKITVDVKGEILELKNTINDMVDSLRIFADEVTRVAKEVGTEGKLGGQAEVPGAAGTWRALTDNVNAMANSLTAQVRAIKDVATAVTEGDLTRIITVEARGELDELKRNVNQMIANLKETTERNQEQDWLKTNLAKFSRMMQGQKDLESISRLIMSELTPLVGAHHGAFFLGEDEGGMQLKLIASYAYKHRKHVASRFRPGEGLVGQSALEKKPILLTGVPDDYIVISSGLGEAPPRNIMVLPVLFEGEVKAVIELASFLPFSQIHQVFLDQLAESVGVVINMIAANMRTEELLQQSQKLTQELQSQSKELQTQQEELRRTNAELEAQARTLKASEEALRDQQEELQQVNEELEEKASLLAEQNRKVEQKNAEVEAARRELEDKAQQLALSSKYKSEFLANMSHELRTPLNSLLILAKLLADNKEENLTEKQVEYANTILASGTDLLNLINDVLDVSKVEAGKMEINPADVYVKDVTSYVERTFRPVAEQKGLALTVNVETDVPETLWTDGQRLQQVLKNLLSNAFKFTHEGGVTMTVRKADKSRRFQNRTLDEADAVIAFAVQDTGIGIPKDKQRLIFEAFQQADGTTSRKYGGTGLGLTISREISRLLGGEIRVESAEGEGSTFTLFLPREWPGDGGADDDDDDGGGDFPTPMAGPQAPARRAARPARPRPAAAAADTAETAPPRVERRRRPRDPEAVGIHDDRASIEPGDRVVLIVENDAPFARILLDMAREKGFKALVGLDGETSLELVREYHPDAITLDIDLPGIDGWTVLDRLKHSPETRHIPVHIVSAVSKRQRGLRQGALSYLEKPVSKEALDAAFERISNFLADGVKRLLVVEDDETQRSSIIELVGDEDVEITAVGSAEEALRELSARHFDCMVLDLGLEGTDGFRLLEEVKGNEAYQDLPIIIYTGKELSREEDTQLRRFAETIIVKDVKSPERLLDETALFLHRVEAKLPEQKRRMLERLHNADGVFAGKKVMIVDDDVRNIFSLTSVLESQGMSVVFAENGRDALELLKAHPDVDLVLMDVMMPEMDGYETTRAIRETPGFENLPIISLTAKAMKGDREKSIQSGASDYITKPVDTDQLLSLMRVWLYR, from the coding sequence TGGCGCGACCTCACCGAGAACGTGAACCAGCTGGCCGGCAACCTCACCGTGCAGCTGCGCGACGTGTCCGCCGTGGCGACGGCCATCGCCGACGGCGACCTGACGCGCAAGATCACCGTGGAGGCGCAGGGCGAGATCCTCCAGATCAAGGAGGTGATCAACTCCATGGTCGACCGCCTCTCCGTCTTCGCCGACGAGGTGACCCGAGTCGCGCGCGAGGTGGGCACGGAGGGCGTGCTCGGCGGGCAGGCGGAGGTGCCGGGGGTGGCCGGGACGTGGAAGGACCTCACCGACTCGGTGAACTTCATGGCGTCGAACCTCACCGGGCAGGTGCGCGACATCGCCCAGGTGACGACGGCCGTGGCGAACGGCGACCTCTCGCAGAAGATCACGGTCGAGTTGAAGGGCGAGATGCTGGAGCTGAAGAACACCATCAACACGATGGTCGACCAGCTCAGCGCCTTCGCCAGCGAGGTGACGCGCGTGGCGCGCGAGGTGGGCACGGAGGGGAGGCTCGGCGGCCAGGCCAAGGTGGAGGGCGTGGCCGGCGTGTGGCGCGACCTCACCGAGAACGTGAACCAGCTGGCCGGCAACCTCACCGTGCAGCTGCGCGACGTGTCCGCCGTGGCGACGGCCATCGCCGACGGCGACCTGACGCGCAAGATCACCGTGGAGGCGCAGGGCGAGATCCTGCAGATCAAGGAGGTGATCAACTCCATGGTCGACCGCCTCTCCGTCTTCGCCGACGAGGTGACGCGAGTCGCCCGGGAGGTGGGCACGGAGGGGAGGCTGGGCGGCCAGGCCGAGGTGCCCAACGTGGGCGGGACGTGGAAGGACCTCACGGACTCCGTGAACTTCATGGCGTCGAACCTCACCAACCAGGTGCGCAACATCGCCGACGTGACCACCGCGGTGGCGCGCGGCGACCTCACGCGCAAGATCACCGTGGACGTGAAGGGCGAGATCCTGGAGCTGAAGAACACCATCAACACCATGGTGGACCAGCTCTCCGCCTTCGCCTCCGAGGTGACCCGCGTCGCGAGGGAGGTGGGGACGGAAGGCGTGCTGGGCGGGCAGGCGAACGTGCCGGGGGTGAGCGGGACGTGGAAGGACCTCACGGACTCCGTGAACTTCATGGCCAGCAACCTCACCAACCAGGTGCGCAACATCGCCGACGTGACCACGGCCGTGGCGCGCGGCGACCTCACCCGCAAGATCACGGTGGACGCCAAGGGCGAGGTGCTGGAGCTGAAGAAGACCATCAACACCATGGTGGACCAGCTCTCGGCCTTCGCGAGCGAGGTGACCCGCGTGGCGCGCGAGGTGGGCACCGAGGGGCGGCTGGGCGGGCAGGCCAACGTGCCGGGAGTCGCGGGGACGTGGAAGGACCTCACGGACAACGTGAACTTCATGGCCAGCAACCTGACCAACCAGGTGCGCAACATCGCCGACGTGACGACCGCCGTGGCGCGCGGCGACCTGACGCGCAAGATCACCGTGGACGTGAAGGGCGAGATCCTGGAGCTGAAGAACACCATCAACGTGATGGTGGACCAGCTCTCGGCCTTCGCCAGCGAGGTGACCCGCGTGGCGAGGGAGGTGGGCACGGAAGGCGTCCTCGGAGGTCAGGCGAACGTGCCGGGGGTCGCCGGGACGTGGAAGGACCTGACCGACTCCGTGAACTTCATGGCGAGCAACCTGACCAACCAGGTGCGCAACATCGCCGTGGTGACCACGGCCGTCGCCAACGGCGACCTCTCGCAGAAGATCACGGTGGACGTGAAGGGCGAGATCCTGGAGCTGAAGAACACCATCAACGACATGGTGGACAGCCTCCGCATCTTCGCCGACGAGGTGACCCGCGTGGCGAAGGAGGTGGGCACCGAGGGGAAGCTGGGCGGCCAGGCCGAGGTGCCGGGCGCGGCGGGGACGTGGCGGGCGCTCACCGACAACGTGAACGCCATGGCCAACTCGCTCACCGCGCAGGTGCGCGCCATCAAGGACGTGGCCACCGCGGTGACCGAGGGCGACCTGACGCGCATCATCACGGTGGAGGCGCGCGGCGAGCTCGACGAGCTCAAGCGCAACGTCAACCAGATGATCGCCAACCTGAAGGAGACCACCGAGAGGAACCAGGAGCAGGACTGGCTGAAGACCAACCTGGCCAAGTTCAGCCGCATGATGCAGGGGCAGAAGGACCTGGAGTCGATCTCGCGCCTGATCATGTCGGAGCTCACCCCGCTGGTGGGCGCGCACCACGGCGCCTTCTTCCTGGGCGAGGACGAGGGCGGGATGCAGCTCAAGCTGATCGCCTCCTACGCCTACAAGCACCGGAAGCACGTCGCCAGCCGCTTCCGCCCGGGCGAGGGGCTGGTGGGCCAGAGCGCGCTGGAGAAGAAGCCGATCCTGCTGACCGGGGTCCCCGACGACTACATCGTGATCTCCTCGGGGCTGGGCGAGGCGCCTCCGCGCAACATCATGGTGCTCCCGGTGCTCTTCGAGGGCGAGGTGAAGGCGGTGATCGAGCTGGCCTCCTTCCTCCCCTTCTCGCAGATCCACCAGGTGTTCCTGGACCAGCTGGCCGAGAGCGTGGGCGTGGTGATCAACATGATCGCCGCCAACATGCGCACCGAGGAGCTACTGCAGCAGTCGCAGAAGCTCACCCAGGAGCTGCAGAGCCAGTCGAAGGAGCTGCAGACCCAGCAGGAGGAGCTGCGCCGCACCAACGCCGAGCTCGAGGCGCAGGCCAGGACCCTCAAGGCCAGCGAAGAGGCGCTCCGCGACCAGCAGGAGGAGCTGCAGCAGGTCAACGAGGAGCTGGAGGAGAAGGCGAGCCTGCTGGCCGAGCAGAACCGCAAGGTCGAGCAGAAGAACGCCGAGGTCGAGGCCGCCCGGCGCGAGCTGGAGGACAAGGCCCAGCAGCTGGCCCTGTCCTCCAAGTACAAGAGCGAGTTCCTGGCCAACATGAGCCACGAGCTGCGCACCCCGCTCAACTCGCTGCTCATCCTGGCCAAGCTGCTGGCCGACAACAAGGAGGAGAACCTCACCGAGAAGCAGGTGGAGTACGCCAACACCATCCTGGCCAGCGGCACCGACCTGCTCAACCTGATCAACGACGTGCTCGACGTCTCCAAGGTCGAGGCCGGGAAGATGGAGATCAACCCGGCGGACGTGTACGTGAAGGACGTCACCAGCTACGTCGAGCGCACCTTCCGCCCCGTGGCCGAACAGAAGGGCCTGGCGCTCACGGTGAACGTGGAGACCGACGTCCCCGAGACGCTGTGGACCGACGGGCAGCGGCTGCAGCAGGTGCTCAAGAACCTCCTCTCCAACGCGTTCAAGTTCACGCACGAGGGCGGCGTGACCATGACGGTGCGCAAGGCCGACAAGAGCCGCCGCTTCCAGAACCGCACGCTCGACGAGGCCGACGCGGTGATCGCCTTCGCGGTGCAGGACACCGGGATCGGCATCCCCAAGGACAAGCAGCGGCTCATCTTCGAGGCGTTCCAGCAGGCCGACGGCACCACCAGCCGCAAGTACGGCGGCACGGGGCTCGGGCTCACCATCTCGCGCGAGATCTCGCGGCTCCTGGGCGGCGAGATCCGCGTCGAGAGCGCCGAGGGCGAGGGGAGCACCTTCACCCTCTTCCTCCCGCGCGAGTGGCCGGGCGACGGCGGCGCGGACGATGACGACGACGACGGCGGCGGCGACTTCCCCACCCCGATGGCGGGGCCCCAGGCGCCCGCCCGCCGCGCCGCGCGGCCCGCCCGCCCGCGCCCGGCGGCGGCCGCCGCCGACACGGCCGAGACGGCGCCGCCCCGGGTGGAGCGCCGCCGGCGCCCGCGCGACCCCGAGGCGGTGGGGATCCACGACGACCGCGCCTCGATCGAGCCGGGCGACCGGGTGGTGCTGATCGTGGAGAACGACGCGCCGTTCGCGCGCATCCTCCTCGACATGGCGCGCGAGAAGGGGTTCAAGGCGCTGGTGGGCCTGGACGGCGAGACCTCGCTCGAGCTGGTGCGCGAGTACCACCCCGACGCCATCACCCTCGACATCGACCTCCCCGGCATCGACGGGTGGACGGTGCTCGACCGGCTGAAGCACAGCCCCGAGACGCGGCACATCCCCGTGCACATCGTCTCTGCCGTCTCCAAGCGGCAGCGGGGGCTGCGCCAGGGGGCCCTGAGCTACCTGGAGAAGCCGGTGAGCAAGGAGGCTCTGGACGCGGCGTTCGAGCGCATCTCCAACTTCCTGGCCGACGGGGTCAAGCGCCTGCTGGTGGTCGAGGACGACGAGACGCAGCGGAGCAGCATCATCGAGCTGGTGGGCGACGAGGACGTGGAGATCACCGCGGTGGGCAGCGCCGAGGAGGCGCTCCGCGAGCTGTCGGCCAGGCACTTCGACTGCATGGTGCTGGACCTGGGGCTGGAGGGCACCGACGGCTTCCGGCTGCTGGAGGAGGTGAAGGGGAACGAGGCGTACCAGGACCTGCCGATCATCATCTACACGGGGAAGGAGCTCTCGCGCGAGGAGGACACGCAGCTGAGGCGCTTCGCCGAGACCATCATCGTGAAGGACGTGAAGAGCCCGGAGCGGCTCCTGGACGAGACGGCCCTGTTCCTGCACCGCGTCGAGGCCAAGCTCCCCGAGCAGAAGCGGCGCATGCTGGAGCGGCTGCACAACGCCGACGGCGTGTTCGCGGGGAAGAAGGTGATGATCGTGGACGACGACGTCCGCAACATCTTCTCGCTGACCAGCGTGCTGGAGAGCCAGGGGATGAGCGTGGTCTTCGCCGAGAACGGCAGGGACGCGCTGGAGCTGCTCAAGGCGCACCCCGACGTGGACCTGGTGCTGATGGACGTGATGATGCCCGAGATGGACGGCTACGAGACCACCCGGGCCATCCGCGAGACGCCGGGCTTCGAGAACCTCCCGATCATCTCGCTCACCGCCAAGGCCATGAAGGGCGACCGCGAGAAGTCGATCCAGTCCGGCGCCTCGGACTACATCACCAAGCCCGTGGACACCGACCAGCTGCTGTCGCTGATGCGGGTGTGGCTGTACCGGTGA
- a CDS encoding protein-glutamate O-methyltransferase CheR — translation MTSESDVQEQETRADEEERPQGRRRDDREGAAPARVSRAEASLPDTPSDYPSDLERVEVELLLEGVYRHYGFDFRSYAYSSLKRRLWKRIHAEGLKTVSGLQELVLHDRDAMERLLLDLSINVTAMFRDPGFHLAFRQQVVPILRTYPFVRIWHAGCSTGEEVYSMAILLQEEGLYERARIYATDINEMVLQRARAGIFPLDKMQEYTQNYVRAGGARSFSEYYTALYDGALFNASLRRNVVFAQHNLVTDGSFAEFHVILCRNVMIYFDRDLQNRVHDLFYASLVPLGILCLGGKETLRLTRYEDRYEPLNLKEKIYRRLG, via the coding sequence ATGACGAGCGAGAGCGACGTGCAGGAGCAGGAGACCCGGGCGGACGAGGAGGAGCGCCCGCAGGGGCGCCGGCGCGACGACCGGGAGGGCGCGGCGCCCGCGCGGGTCTCGCGCGCGGAGGCCTCGCTCCCCGACACGCCGTCCGACTACCCGAGCGACCTGGAGCGCGTGGAGGTGGAGCTGCTGCTGGAGGGGGTCTACCGCCACTACGGCTTCGACTTCCGCTCCTACGCGTACTCCTCGCTCAAGCGGCGCCTGTGGAAGCGCATCCACGCCGAGGGGCTGAAGACGGTGAGCGGGCTGCAGGAGCTGGTGCTGCACGACCGCGACGCCATGGAGAGGCTCCTGCTGGACCTCTCCATCAACGTGACCGCCATGTTCCGGGACCCGGGCTTCCACCTGGCGTTCCGGCAGCAGGTGGTGCCGATCCTGCGCACCTACCCGTTCGTCCGCATCTGGCACGCCGGGTGCTCGACGGGCGAGGAGGTGTACTCGATGGCGATCCTCCTGCAGGAGGAGGGGCTCTACGAGCGCGCCCGCATCTACGCCACCGACATCAACGAGATGGTGCTGCAGCGCGCCCGCGCCGGCATCTTCCCCCTGGACAAGATGCAGGAGTACACGCAGAACTACGTGCGCGCCGGGGGAGCCCGCAGCTTCTCGGAGTACTACACGGCCCTGTACGACGGGGCGCTCTTCAACGCCTCCCTGCGCAGGAACGTGGTGTTCGCGCAGCACAACCTGGTCACCGACGGCTCGTTCGCCGAGTTCCACGTGATCCTGTGCCGCAACGTGATGATCTACTTCGACCGCGACCTGCAGAACCGCGTGCACGACCTGTTCTACGCTTCTCTGGTGCCGCTCGGCATCCTCTGCCTGGGGGGGAAGGAGACGCTCCGCCTCACCCGCTACGAGGACCGCTACGAGCCGCTCAACCTGAAGGAGAAGATCTACCGGAGGCTCGGCTAG
- a CDS encoding chemotaxis protein CheB has product METPAPGYRLIVVGVSAGGLFALRTLVAGLPEGFDIPVAIVQHRSRDSLLLCDLLQECSALPVGEVSDKEQIAPGRVYVAPPDYHLLVEERGWFALSTDEPVRYSRPSIDVLFLSAADAYGLDTIGVVLTGANADGARGLRRIADAGGHAVVQDPATAEVRMMPQAALKAVPEACVLALEEIPRHLAAIRGRRLPPCPAVPR; this is encoded by the coding sequence GTGGAGACGCCGGCGCCCGGGTACCGGTTGATCGTGGTCGGGGTCTCGGCCGGGGGGCTCTTCGCGCTGCGCACCCTGGTGGCCGGCCTCCCGGAGGGCTTCGACATCCCCGTGGCCATCGTGCAGCACCGGAGCCGCGACTCGCTGCTCCTCTGCGACCTGCTGCAGGAGTGCTCGGCGCTGCCGGTGGGCGAGGTGAGCGACAAGGAGCAGATCGCCCCGGGGCGCGTCTACGTGGCCCCGCCCGACTACCACCTGCTGGTGGAGGAGCGCGGCTGGTTCGCGCTCTCCACCGACGAGCCCGTGCGCTACAGCCGCCCCTCCATCGACGTGCTCTTCCTCTCCGCCGCCGACGCCTACGGGCTCGACACCATCGGCGTGGTGCTGACCGGCGCCAACGCCGACGGGGCGCGGGGCCTCAGGCGCATCGCCGACGCCGGGGGCCACGCCGTGGTGCAGGACCCGGCCACGGCCGAGGTGAGGATGATGCCGCAGGCGGCGCTCAAGGCGGTCCCCGAGGCGTGCGTGCTCGCGCTGGAGGAGATCCCGCGCCACCTGGCCGCCATCCGCGGCCGCCGCCTGCCCCCCTGCCCGGCGGTGCCCCGGTGA
- a CDS encoding ATP-binding protein, whose amino-acid sequence MSGEGRRASILLVDDRQENLLALEAILEPMGHELVRAGSGEEALRQVLLKDFACILMDVQMPGMNGFETAETIKSRERSRFTPIIFLTAISKEDEFVYQGYSVGAVDYMFKPFNPDILRSKVAVFVDLYLKTEQLKEQERRLREGERRELELQHRTELLESEARLAEIVDSALEAIVTCDGDRRITLFNAAAERMFGIPAADALGRRLDDLFEESFRGAELDRVCVEAARQQPGRGGDGDGGAPEPPRSLALTGVRAGGETFPVEASLSCLELESERVFTMIARDVSEQKRHEEALRQQAVSLARTTAELQRVNEQLQARQLELETAMSARSRFYASMSHELRTPINAILGYSSLLLDNIYGPLNPEQARGIERANKAARHLLELVNDILDLSKIEAGKLELEIQPATFPELIHELFVTVRPLADEHGSELALEYTGHEPVTVITDPRRVRQILLNLLSNAIKFGEGRPITVSCRPRDDGGVEVDVCDRGIGIPEEDLDKIFDEFVQLSQPNQHQGTGLGLPISRRLAKLLSGSLEVESRVGEGSTFTLTLPPKVDDPAALAHEMAMQTSVTGSAA is encoded by the coding sequence GTGAGCGGCGAAGGGCGGCGCGCCTCGATCCTGCTGGTCGACGACCGGCAGGAGAACCTCCTGGCCCTGGAGGCGATCCTGGAGCCGATGGGGCACGAGCTGGTGCGCGCCGGCTCGGGCGAGGAGGCGCTGCGGCAGGTGCTGCTGAAGGACTTCGCCTGCATCCTGATGGACGTGCAGATGCCGGGGATGAACGGGTTCGAGACGGCCGAGACCATCAAGAGCCGCGAGCGGAGCCGCTTCACCCCCATCATCTTCCTCACCGCCATCAGCAAGGAGGACGAGTTCGTCTACCAGGGGTACTCGGTGGGGGCGGTGGACTACATGTTCAAGCCCTTCAACCCCGACATCCTGCGCTCGAAGGTGGCCGTCTTCGTGGACCTGTACCTGAAGACGGAGCAGCTCAAGGAGCAGGAGCGGCGGCTGCGCGAGGGCGAGCGGCGCGAGCTGGAGCTGCAGCACCGCACCGAGCTGCTGGAGAGCGAGGCGCGCCTGGCCGAGATCGTGGACTCGGCGCTGGAGGCCATCGTCACCTGCGACGGCGACCGGCGCATCACCCTCTTCAACGCGGCCGCCGAGCGGATGTTCGGCATCCCGGCCGCCGACGCGCTGGGGCGGCGGCTGGACGACCTCTTCGAGGAGAGCTTCCGCGGGGCCGAGCTGGACCGCGTGTGCGTGGAGGCCGCGCGCCAGCAGCCCGGGCGCGGCGGAGACGGCGACGGCGGGGCGCCCGAGCCGCCGCGGAGCCTCGCGCTCACCGGCGTGCGCGCCGGCGGCGAGACCTTCCCCGTGGAGGCGTCGCTCTCGTGCCTGGAGCTGGAGAGCGAGCGCGTGTTCACCATGATCGCGCGCGACGTGTCGGAGCAGAAGCGGCACGAGGAGGCGCTCCGGCAGCAGGCGGTGTCGCTGGCGCGCACCACGGCCGAGCTGCAGCGGGTCAACGAGCAGCTGCAGGCCCGCCAGCTGGAGCTGGAGACGGCCATGAGCGCCCGGAGCCGCTTCTACGCCTCGATGAGCCACGAGCTGCGCACCCCCATCAACGCCATCCTGGGGTACAGCTCGCTCCTGCTCGACAACATCTACGGGCCGCTGAACCCCGAGCAGGCGCGCGGGATCGAGCGGGCCAACAAGGCGGCCCGGCACCTGCTGGAGCTGGTCAACGACATCCTGGACCTCTCCAAGATCGAGGCCGGCAAGCTGGAGCTGGAGATCCAGCCGGCCACCTTCCCCGAGCTGATCCACGAGCTGTTCGTGACCGTGCGCCCCCTGGCCGACGAGCACGGCTCGGAGCTGGCGCTGGAGTACACGGGCCACGAGCCGGTCACCGTGATCACCGACCCGCGCCGGGTGCGGCAGATCCTCTTGAACCTCCTCTCCAACGCCATCAAGTTCGGCGAGGGGCGGCCGATCACGGTGAGCTGCCGGCCGCGGGACGACGGCGGGGTGGAGGTGGACGTGTGCGACCGCGGGATCGGCATCCCCGAGGAGGACCTGGACAAGATCTTCGACGAGTTCGTGCAGCTCTCGCAGCCCAACCAGCACCAGGGCACCGGGCTGGGGCTGCCGATCTCGCGCCGCCTGGCCAAGCTCCTCTCCGGGAGCCTGGAGGTGGAGTCGCGGGTGGGGGAGGGGAGCACCTTCACGCTCACCCTCCCGCCCAAGGTGGACGACCCCGCCGCGCTCGCCCACGAGATGGCCATGCAGACCTCGGTGACCGGGTCGGCGGCGTAG